The DNA segment TGCTCAACGCCGGCCAACGCCCGGCCGCCGAGATCGCCCGCGAACTCGGCATTCCCCGCAATCGGCTCTACAAATGGCAGAAAGACATCGCCGCCCATGGTGGGGCCTTCCCAGGGTCCGGTCGACAAGCGGAACCGGCCGCAGAGCTGACCCGCCTCAAGCAAGAATTGGCGCGGGTCACGGAGGAGCGCGACATTTTAAAAAAAGCCGCCAGGTACTTTGCGCGCG comes from the Nitrospirota bacterium genome and includes:
- a CDS encoding transposase; the encoded protein is MAERRRFTPEFKRQAVQLLNAGQRPAAEIARELGIPRNRLYKWQKDIAAHGGAFPGSGRQAEPAAELTRLKQELARVTEERDILKKAARYFAR